Within Treponema primitia ZAS-1, the genomic segment CAAAGGATACGTTTTGTTGTGGAGGATACGGGTATCGGTATTAAGGAAGATTCCATACCCCGGCTCTTTACCGCCTTTGAACAACTGGATGTGGTGCGGAACAAACAAGTCCAAGGAACGGGGCTGGGGCTGGCGATCACGAAACGGCTCTGTGAAATGATGCAGGGCGAGATCGATGTAAAAAGTGTATACGGTAAGGGCTCTGTTTTTTCCATTACCCTGCCCCTCAAGACAGGCCGTCCATCGGACCTGACGGAGCTTGAAGTAAGGGTTATCAAATTTACTGCCCCCGGTGCGCGGGTACTTTTGGTTGACGATATTGAAATCAATCTTGAAGTTGCCGGTTTTATCCTCGAATCATTTGAGATTCATTCCGATACGGCAAAAAGCGGCAGGGAAGCGCTGGAAAAGGTCAAGGCCAATGTGTACGATCTTATCCTGATGGACCACATGATGCCCGAAATGGACGGCCTGGAGGCAACAAGGGAAATCAGAGCCCTGGGGGGCTGCTACGCGGGTATTCCAATTATAGCCCTCACCGCCAACGCCGTTTCCGGAGCAAAGGAAATGTTCCTGGCCAACGGCTTCAACGGTTTCCTCTCCAAGCCCATGGACGCCTATATGGTCGCCGAAGTCCTCCTCACCTGGCTGCCCGAAAGACTTATCAAAAAAATCTCCTAAAAACAGCACAGAAAATACCCTGAATGGGCATACGCGCCTAAGGCGTGGTAGTTCTGCGATCAGGCCCGGTGAAGCCATGCGCCCTAACGGCTCGGAAGTGCGCCGTCGAATAGTTCAACGTGGGGTGGCGCAGGAAAAAAACATGAGGGGACCCTCTGGGGAGGCTCATGTTTTTTTTCCTGCGACAGGCCCCCAGAACCATTGCGCACTTCCGCTAACCCCATAAAAGGCGCATGGCTTCACCGGGGAGCGTTTCTGAGATCCTCCATAAAGGGAATGGGGGTCGTGTCCACATCATCAATATGGATGCCATCGTACTTCTTCGTTTCAAGCACAATTACCTTGCTCAAAAGCAGTACCGCAACGATGTTTGGAAGTATCATCAGGGCATTCAGGGCGTCCGCAATATCCCAGACAAGACCCAGGGGAATGGCGGCGCCGACTAGTACAATGATGGTGTAGAGGACACGGTAGGGAATAACGATCTTTGACCCAAAGAGGTATTCGGCGCCCTTTTCACCATAGTAGGACCATCCCAGGATGGTGGAGAAGGCGAAGGTGAGCAGACCGAAGGTGAGAATGAGGGTACCCAGGATCGGTATCTGGCCGAAGGCCGCATTGGTCAGGGCGCCGCCGTTACTGTAGTCAATGGCGGGGTTCGCGATTGCGGAACTTACCACCACGAGACCGGTCATAAGGCACACCACCACGGTATCCCAGAAGGTACCGGTCATGGAGACCAGGGCCTGCCTGACGGGATTCATGGTCTTGGCCGCAGCGGCGACTATGGGCGCGGAACCCATACCGGATTCGTTGGAGAACAAGCCCCGGGCAATACCAAACCGGGCTGCTGCCATCACGCCGTAACCCAGCAATCCGCCGGTCACCGCCTTGGGGGCGAAAGCGTAGGTACAGATTTCTACAACCGCGGCGCCGAGATAGGCGCGGTGTATAACCAGGATGATGATACAGCCGATGGTGTAGATGATAGACATAACCGGGACCAGCCTTTCGCACACCTTGGTAATAGTCTTGATACCGCCGATGATCACCAGGCCGGTAAAGGCCATCATTACCACCCCGGAGATCCACTTGGCGATACCGAAGTTCCGGTACACCAGATCCGCCACCGCATTGGACTGAACCCCATCGCCTATGCCGAAGGCTGCCAGGGCTGCAAAGACCGCAAACAGAATCCCCAGCCACCGCTGTTTAAGCCCACGCTCCAGGGCGAACATGGCCCCGCCGAGCATGGTACCCTGCTTGGTCTTTACCCGGTACTTAACCGCTATCAGGGACTCGCTGTACTTGGTGGCGATGCCGAACACGCCGGTCAGCCACATCCACAGTACTGCCCCGGGTCCGCCCAGGGCAACCGCCGTACCAACCCCGATAATATTACCGGTTCCGATGGTAGAGGCCAGGGCGGTGGTCAGGGCGCCGAACTGGGACACATCCCCTTGGCCGCCCTTGTCCTTGGTTACCGAAAGCTTGATACCCAAACCAAGTTTCCTCTGAATGAATCCGGTTCTGACGGTCAGGTACAGGTGGGTACCGAAAAGCAGTACCAGGAGCCAGGGCCCCCAAAGCCACCCGTCAATCGTGGATACGATTTTCCCAAACGCTTCCATAAAAACTCCTCAAAACGATTTCTAGGCCGCAATTAAAAGGCCATGGTTCAGTGTAGCATTGGCCGGCGTATTTGTCTAAACATTTGTAATTTCGCCGTGGTGACACCGTGGTGACTTCACCGTTTCCCGTTTCCTCCGCTTCAGCCATTGCCAGAGCAGGGGTACTTTGGTAAAATGGGCAAATAGTGTGTACAAATTGAGGAGGTGGTGATGGCATTTGCGTTGAGTTCCTACCCTGTGATATATCGGGCAAAGTATCAGGGACCCGGGTCCCCTGGCGAGACATGGAAGGAAGAGTATCTGGAGAAACCCCATAAAACCCCGGCGGAAGAGGCTGCCCTGGGCGCCGATGCGGCAAATGCCCTGGCGGATTCCCGGAATTTCTATACCAATATGCCTCTGGTAGGCTATACCACCCAATACGGCCTGTCCTGTTTTGAGGGACTTAAGGCGCTGCCCCAAAAAGACGGCGGCCTGGCGATTTTCCGGCCCGACCGGAACGCGGCCCGGTTCAACAAGTCCATGATCGGGCTCTATATGCCCGGCTTTCCCGAGGACGCCTTTGTACGGTCCTGCGTGGAGACGGTTAAGCGGAATGTCCAGCTGGGTTTCAAACTGCAGTATAAGGCGGAGTGGGAAAAGGATTCCTTCATGACCGCCGATTCGATCTATATCCGCCCCTTTACCTATGCCGAAGGGGGCATCGGGGTGAATATCTCCCACGAGCCCTGGGTCGTGATTGTCACCACCCCGGTAAGCTCCTATTTTTCCGCCGGCAAATCCGAAGCGGTGGTTACCGAACGGATCCGGGCTACCCCCAAGGGTACGGGCTGGATCAAGGCGTCCTCCAACTACGTTATCTCCGCCCTGGCGAAACACGAAGCCGCGGACGCAGGCTTTATGGAATGCGTGTTCCTGGACGCAACCCACCGGAAATATGTGGAGGAAGGCTCCTCCTGCAATATCTTCTTCCATCTGAAGTCCGGTGAACTGGTAACCCCCGAACTGGGGGACACCATCCTGCCGGGGATTACCCGTTCCAGTATCATTGAGCTGGCCAAAGACCGGGGCGTGAAGGTTTCGGAACGTCAAATCGCCATCGACGAAGTCTTTGCGGAAGCCAAGGAATGTTTCGTCAGCGGTACCGCCGCCGGGGCTACCCCCATAGAATCCCTGAGCTACCAGGGTAAGAAAGCGGTTTTCAACGGCGGCAAGGTAGGAGAACTAACCGCGGAAATCAGGGATACCCTAAAAGGCATCCAATACGGCCTCCTTCCGGACACCAAGGGGTGGCTGGTGCGGGTTATATGAGACATAACCCGTTCAATATACTTCCACTAATCCGGTGACAAAGTTATCGCGGCGCATCTTTCTATTTACTCTTTTACTGGTCACGGGGGTTTATCTTCAGGCTCAGGAGATCACCGCAGTTTCCGTAACAGGGCTCGTCCGTACCAAGCCCTATGTGGCGGAATACCCCTTAAAAAAGTTTATCGGCCGGGACGGGATGGGTCTTGATTTTAACGAAGTCCATGCGGCAATGGTCAATACGGGGATTCTCGAACCCCTTTCTATCGGGGTAGAAGAAAACCCGGACGGGGAGGGGATGACCCTTACGGTGCATGTCCGGGAAAAATGGGCCTTTTTCCCCTTCCCGGTGTTTTTTATGGATTCCGATGGGGGTATGAGCGGCGGGGGCGCCTTTATGGACGCCAACGCCTTCGGCTTAAACGACAAGTTTATTGTGGCGGGGATCTTCGGTACCTCCGGTATAATTACTTCACTTATCTACCAGATTACCCCGGAGCGGAATTTCCCGGGCTTGAATTTCATGGGCATGTACGGCAGGCAGAACCAGCAGGATACGGATCAGCACAAGAAGGATCTCCGGAGATACAATCAGGATACTATCATCGGCCGTCTTGGGCTGGACTATTCGGTAACGGAGCTTCTTAAGACTTCGGTCTCATTTTCCCTGCACCGGCGGAGTATCCGGGAGAGCGAAGATGCCCTCAGGTCCCCGGAAGAGGGCGTCCTCGCCGGGGGCATCAACCCGGCCCTGGAAATAGGCCGCAGCCACTGGGACGGGTACCTGCTTTCACAGCAAAATGCAAAACTGGATTATACGTTTCTTATGGTGATGGACGATCCTGCCCTGCATACCATTTCCCTGCGGGGGAATTATGAACGTTCCCTGGTTCCCGGTTTTAAGGCAGTTGTCCGCGGCGGCATCCATTATGCCCCCGCATCTCCGCCCATCCTTGAATCTTCTGCCTCCTCCGTGGGTATCAATATACTCCCCAACACTTTTTCTGCGCAGCATTATGCCGGCGCCGTATTGGGATTGGAGAAGTACCTCTTTAAATTTTCCCAGGGAACCCTGGCGCTCCTCGCCACGTATCAGGCAGTCTATTCCTACGGACCTATTCTTGAACACCAATTCGATCACGGCGTCACCGGCGCTATGAATTTCTACCTAAGCAAAATAGCTATTCCCGCCCTGGGACTCGGCCTTTCCTATAATGTGGCGGCGGATGAATTAACAAGTACCTTCAGCATAGGAATGAGTTTTTAAATATAGGAGATTACTATGAAAAAAAGATTTTTTCTGGGGATAGTTTTTCTGCTGTTGTTTTCTTTTGTACTTTCCGCCGAGGATGCCGCGCTTATACCCGCCAAAACATTCAGCCTTTCCCTGACCCCCGCCTTTGAATATGCGGATCTTGTTTATAATTACGAGGGGGGTACATCGTACTGGGTTAATGAGACCGGCCTCCTGCGGATATTCAACACCGCCCTTGCCCTGGAGTACGGCATTCTTGACTGGATCTCCGTTGAAGCCAGGTGGAAACCGGGCTTGACCCTCGCATCGGATGTGGAATTTGAAACATTTTATGCTATT encodes:
- a CDS encoding alanine/glycine:cation symporter family protein translates to MEAFGKIVSTIDGWLWGPWLLVLLFGTHLYLTVRTGFIQRKLGLGIKLSVTKDKGGQGDVSQFGALTTALASTIGTGNIIGVGTAVALGGPGAVLWMWLTGVFGIATKYSESLIAVKYRVKTKQGTMLGGAMFALERGLKQRWLGILFAVFAALAAFGIGDGVQSNAVADLVYRNFGIAKWISGVVMMAFTGLVIIGGIKTITKVCERLVPVMSIIYTIGCIIILVIHRAYLGAAVVEICTYAFAPKAVTGGLLGYGVMAAARFGIARGLFSNESGMGSAPIVAAAAKTMNPVRQALVSMTGTFWDTVVVCLMTGLVVVSSAIANPAIDYSNGGALTNAAFGQIPILGTLILTFGLLTFAFSTILGWSYYGEKGAEYLFGSKIVIPYRVLYTIIVLVGAAIPLGLVWDIADALNALMILPNIVAVLLLSKVIVLETKKYDGIHIDDVDTTPIPFMEDLRNAPR
- the ilvE gene encoding branched-chain-amino-acid transaminase, with translation MAFALSSYPVIYRAKYQGPGSPGETWKEEYLEKPHKTPAEEAALGADAANALADSRNFYTNMPLVGYTTQYGLSCFEGLKALPQKDGGLAIFRPDRNAARFNKSMIGLYMPGFPEDAFVRSCVETVKRNVQLGFKLQYKAEWEKDSFMTADSIYIRPFTYAEGGIGVNISHEPWVVIVTTPVSSYFSAGKSEAVVTERIRATPKGTGWIKASSNYVISALAKHEAADAGFMECVFLDATHRKYVEEGSSCNIFFHLKSGELVTPELGDTILPGITRSSIIELAKDRGVKVSERQIAIDEVFAEAKECFVSGTAAGATPIESLSYQGKKAVFNGGKVGELTAEIRDTLKGIQYGLLPDTKGWLVRVI